GATTGTAACCACTAACCCTGAAGTCTCTTCTGTCCGTGACTCAGACCGCATTCTCGGGATTCTGGATTCTAAATCTCGCCGTTCAGAAGACGGCTTAGAGCCAGTCAAAACCCACCTTTTACTCACTCGCTACAACCCTGCTCGTGTTACTCAAGGAGAAATGCTGGGCGTGGAAGATGTAGAAGAAATCCTACACATCTCTCTACTGGGGGTGATTCCAGAGAGCCAAGCGGTACTGAACGCATCGAACAAAGGTGTTCCAGTTATCTTTGATGAAGCAACCGATGCTGGTATGGCTTACAATGATACTGTAGAACGCCTGCTGGGTAGCCAAGTTGACTTCCGTTTCTTAACGGAGCAGAAGAAAGGCATCTTCAAACGACTATTCGGAGGCTAACACGCAATGTCACTATTAGAGTTTTTTAGACCACAGAAAAAGACAACCGCAAACCTAGCCAAAGAGCGTTTGCAGATCATTGTTGCTGAACGACGCAGCCATGACGATCCAGCACCATCATATTTACCAGAGCTAAAAGAAGATATTCTTAAGGTTATCGCTAAATATGTTGAAGTCGATCCATCAATGGTTGATCTAACTTTTGAACACAAAGATGACGACATCTCAGTGCTAGAGCTG
The Vibrio kanaloae genome window above contains:
- the minE gene encoding cell division topological specificity factor MinE, whose amino-acid sequence is MSLLEFFRPQKKTTANLAKERLQIIVAERRSHDDPAPSYLPELKEDILKVIAKYVEVDPSMVDLTFEHKDDDISVLELNVKLPEEDR